From a single Nicotiana tomentosiformis chromosome 2, ASM39032v3, whole genome shotgun sequence genomic region:
- the LOC104102192 gene encoding uncharacterized protein, whose product MGTTNIRDILTCLSPSLDFFAISSGDGRIKIWDTVKGQVQTEFADIVSTETTASLFTKPGGHLSMDYTCMKWLSCDRKKKRKLGTSLLVLGTGSGDVLALDVSAGHLKWRFTDCHPGGVNAISFPSHGSFIYTAGADGLVCKIDSMSGNLLHKFKASTKAISSLSVSSDGKMLATATSQLKIFNCLDDKKLQKFSGHPGAVRRMVFSEDGRHVLSSAVGDRHVAVWKLDGSKKKSVCCLLPMDHPAVFLDSYCIKSGVENDASLGVLAISEIGVCYFWHGKSFEELHNLKPTKICASLDEEILKKHKEAVHSIFSAKLQSIGTSGSGHMFVAYGLLIKPSFEKVMVQPGADMRLKSSLDGILLPFSQSRKSKQASNTQSQVTALDCANAEGALLPLPKILDQVGVEHGIKPTVSKDVIGKQGEDEVTICMEDQLRSIGIISSDYDLSPSSILDPKILKGISVDASMPPKKMKSAVLSLESPDAYNLLNALVAAWQSRSSMGRHVLPWIYCILVNHNEFVTSQEPPTLLDSLNKLTRSKVAALSCLLQLSGRLQLVMAQIEKADNRKSPALTLEGRMDESEDDEVDEVMYGIDEESQTSSDGDD is encoded by the exons ATGGGCACAACAAATATAAGGGacattttgacttgtttgagTCCCTCTCTGGACTTCTTTGCTATCAGTTCTGGTGATGGCCGTATCAAG ATATGGGATACAGTGAAGGGTCAGGTACAAACGGAGTTTGCAGATATTGTGTCAACTGAGACAACAGCAAGCTTGTTTACTAAGCCAGGAGGTCATCTTTCTATGGATTATACTTGCATGAAGTGGTTATCATGTGACAGAAAG AAAAAAAGGAAGCTTGGAACTTCATTATTGGTTTTAGGTACAGGCAGTGGTGATGTTTTGGCTCTAGATGTATCTGCAGGTCATCTCAAATGGAGATTTACTGATTGCCATCCTGG CGGTGTCAATGCCATCTCATTCCCTTCACATGGTTCATTCATTTACACGGCTGGTGCTGATGGACTGGTTTGCAAAATTGACTCCATGTCGGGGAACTTACTGCATAAGTTTAAAGCTTCCACTAAAGCAATATCATCTTTATCCGTTTCGTCAG ATGGGAAAATGTTAGCAACAGCAACTTCTCAGTTGAAAATTTTCAATTGCTTGGATGACAAAAAGCTCCAGAAGTTTTCAGGCCACCCT GGGGCTGTTCGGCGTATGGTTTTCTCTGAAGATGGGAGACATGTTCTTTCTTCTGCTGTTGGTGACCGACACGTAGCAGTTTGGAAGTTAGATGGTAGCAAAAAGAAATCGGTGTGCTGCTTGCTTCCAATGGATCACCCTGCTGTCTTTTTGGATAGTTACTGCATTAAATCTGGAGTTGAAAATGATGCAAGTTTAGGTGTTTTGGCCATTTCAGAAATTGGTGTTTGCTACTTTTGGCATGGAAAGAGTTTTGAGGAATTGCACAATTTGAAGCCCACAAAAATATGCGCATCTTTAGATGAGGAAATTCTGAAGAAACATAAAGAAGCCGTGCATAGTATTTTTTCGGCAAAATTGCAATCTATTGGCACATCTGGTTCCGGTCATATGTTTGTTGCATATGGCTTGTTAATAAAACCATCATTTGAAAAAGTTATGGTGCAGCCTGGGGCGGATATGAGATTAAAAAGTTCACTTGACGGGATCCTTCTACCCTTCAGTCAATCCCGCAAATCTAAACAAGCATCTAACACTCAGAGTCAGG TTACCGCTCTCGATTGTGCAAATGCAGAGGGTGCCTTACTTCCTTTGCCTAAGATTCTTGATCAGGTTGGTGTCGAGCATGGAATTAAGCCCACAGTGAGCAAAG ATGTCATTGGTAAACAAGGTGAAGATGAGGTGACAATTTGCATGGAGGACCAGTTAAGATCCATAGGTATAATTAGCAGTGACTATGATCTCTCGCCTAGCTCAATTCTTGATCCTAAGATTTTGAAAGGAATAAGTGTTGATGCTAGTATGCCACCGAAGAAG ATGAAATCAGCTGTTTTATCTTTGGAATCGCCTGATGCTTACAACTTATTGAATGCCTTGGTGGCTGCATGGCAGTCCAG ATCAAGCATGGGAAGACATGTTCTTCCATGGATATACTGTATATTGGTGAACCACAATGAATTTGTTACATCGCAGGAACCACCGACTCTTCTGGATTCTTTGAACAAG CTTACCAGGTCAAAGGTGGCAGCCCTGAGCTGTTTATTGCAGTTATCTGGCCGTTTGCAGCTCGTAATGGCACAG ATCGAGAAGGCTGATAATAGGAAAAGCCCCGCACTAACACTCGAGGGGCGGATGGATGAAAGTGAGGATGATGAGGTAGATGAAGTTATGTATGGCATAGATGAAGAATCTCAAACAAGCAGTGACGGAGATGACTAG